One region of Bacteroidota bacterium genomic DNA includes:
- a CDS encoding DUF1569 domain-containing protein, with the protein MDSKLYFLQRKFIDKLTELDPDTKPLWGNMNVQQMIEHMSESLRIANGKNPHPLITPAEKVQAMKDFLASDKEFRPNTKNILMEETPPELRLKDKTKAIQELENEIKYFVAHFEEHPGTTVTNPFFGHLTFQEWIQLLHKHAKHHLKQFGVEV; encoded by the coding sequence ATGGATTCAAAACTCTATTTCCTGCAGCGTAAATTCATTGATAAGCTGACAGAACTCGATCCGGATACAAAGCCACTATGGGGTAATATGAATGTTCAGCAAATGATTGAACACATGAGCGAATCATTGCGTATCGCAAATGGCAAGAATCCACATCCATTAATCACTCCGGCTGAAAAGGTACAGGCGATGAAAGATTTCCTGGCCAGTGACAAGGAGTTTCGTCCAAACACGAAAAATATTTTAATGGAAGAAACGCCTCCTGAGCTTCGTCTGAAAGATAAAACCAAAGCAATTCAGGAACTCGAAAATGAAATCAAGTATTTCGTGGCACATTTCGAAGAACATCCCGGAACAACTGTGACCAATCCTTTCTTTGGACATCTGACTTTCCAGGAATGGATCCAGCTCTTGCACAAACACGCGAAACACCATTTGAAACAATTTGGGGTAGAAGTGTAG
- the pyrR gene encoding bifunctional pyr operon transcriptional regulator/uracil phosphoribosyltransferase PyrR, translated as MQKRLLLNSTHFDITIKRLCYQLIENHDNFSNSALIGLQPRGIYVARRIEHSLKQILNLPSIAIGDLDVTFYRDDFRRREIIAPNQTRLDFIIEDKNVILVDDVLFTGRTIRAGMDALLDFGRPRKVELLTLVDRRYSRHLPIEPDYIGISVDTITSEKVTVKWKEIDGEDGVWLQ; from the coding sequence ATGCAAAAGCGACTGCTGCTCAACAGTACACACTTCGATATCACGATCAAACGGCTCTGTTACCAATTGATCGAAAATCACGATAATTTTTCTAATTCCGCATTGATCGGACTTCAACCCCGCGGAATTTATGTCGCCCGTCGAATTGAACATTCTCTCAAACAAATTCTGAATTTACCTTCCATCGCGATCGGCGATCTGGATGTTACTTTCTATCGGGATGATTTCCGTAGAAGGGAAATTATTGCCCCTAACCAGACCCGGCTCGATTTTATTATTGAAGATAAAAATGTAATCCTTGTGGACGACGTCTTGTTCACAGGAAGAACCATACGTGCAGGAATGGATGCCTTGCTCGATTTCGGCCGTCCGCGTAAAGTTGAATTGCTCACCCTCGTCGATCGTCGTTACAGTCGTCATTTACCCATAGAACCTGATTATATCGGGATCTCTGTTGATACCATCACCTCAGAAAAAGTAACTGTAAAGTGGAAAGAAATCGATGGCGAAGACGGAGTCTGGTTGCAGTAA
- a CDS encoding aspartate carbamoyltransferase catalytic subunit — translation MGALSVKHLLGIKDLKVDDIERIFSTADNFKEVLNRPIKKVPSLRDVTIANLFFENSTRTRLSFELAERRLSADVVNFAASSSSVSKGETLIDTVNNILAMKVDIVVMRHPHAGAAQFLSKHINASIVNAGDGAHEHPTQALLDAFSIREKLGEVKGKKVAIIGDILHSRVALSNIFCLKKLGAEVMVCGPTTLMPKYVSSLGVKVEFNLRKALEWCDVANMLRIQLERQDIRYFPSLREYVQLFGLNKEILDSLSKRITIMHPGPINRGVEITSDVADSSQSIILNQVENGVAIRMAVLYLLAGQVNQ, via the coding sequence ATGGGAGCCCTCTCCGTAAAACATCTGTTAGGAATCAAAGATCTCAAAGTCGATGACATTGAGCGTATTTTTTCTACTGCGGATAATTTTAAGGAGGTTCTCAACAGACCCATCAAGAAAGTTCCATCCTTACGGGATGTGACCATCGCGAATCTCTTTTTTGAAAATTCCACACGCACACGACTTTCATTCGAACTCGCGGAGCGGAGGCTTTCGGCCGACGTGGTAAATTTTGCAGCATCTTCTTCTTCTGTCAGTAAAGGCGAAACACTGATTGATACAGTCAATAATATTCTGGCGATGAAGGTGGACATCGTCGTGATGCGACATCCTCATGCGGGCGCCGCGCAATTTCTTTCAAAGCATATAAACGCAAGCATTGTAAATGCGGGAGACGGAGCACACGAACATCCAACCCAGGCATTGCTCGACGCGTTTTCCATCCGCGAAAAACTGGGTGAAGTAAAAGGGAAAAAAGTAGCCATCATCGGTGATATCCTTCATTCACGAGTCGCTTTGTCGAATATTTTCTGTTTGAAAAAATTGGGTGCGGAGGTAATGGTTTGCGGTCCGACGACATTAATGCCAAAGTATGTTTCTTCCCTGGGTGTGAAAGTCGAATTCAACCTTAGAAAAGCACTTGAATGGTGTGATGTCGCCAATATGTTACGCATCCAACTCGAACGTCAGGATATTCGTTATTTTCCTTCACTGCGTGAGTATGTTCAGCTTTTTGGTCTCAATAAGGAAATTCTGGATTCACTTTCAAAACGCATCACCATCATGCACCCCGGTCCGATCAACAGGGGAGTGGAAATCACCAGCGATGTAGCCGATTCTTCCCAATCGATCATTCTCAACCAGGTCGAAAACGGCGTAGCCATCCGCATGGCCGTCCTTTATCTCCTCGCCGGGCAGGTGAACCAGTAA
- a CDS encoding STAS domain-containing protein — translation MNLTIDRQEKYALVKIHEQKLTSNVAPELKAEVVMLHHEGFKNLIFDLNEVQYCDSSGLSAILVGFRMCRDQNGTFVLTGVQDHVRKLISISQLDSMLTQLPTVNEAIDLIFMEEVEKQLHKE, via the coding sequence ATGAACTTAACAATCGATAGACAGGAAAAGTACGCGCTGGTCAAAATTCATGAACAGAAACTTACCTCTAATGTTGCCCCGGAACTGAAGGCTGAAGTTGTAATGCTTCACCATGAAGGATTCAAAAACCTGATTTTTGATCTGAATGAAGTACAATACTGCGATTCGTCCGGATTGAGTGCTATTCTCGTGGGTTTCAGAATGTGCCGTGATCAAAACGGAACTTTTGTGCTGACCGGTGTTCAGGATCATGTTCGTAAGCTGATCTCGATTTCCCAACTCGATAGCATGCTTACACAATTACCTACCGTAAACGAAGCCATTGATTTGATCTTCATGGAAGAAGTTGAAAAACAATTGCACAAAGAATAG
- a CDS encoding T9SS type A sorting domain-containing protein, whose translation MKKFFSLLLVSIAFSFSGYSQCVPDTSITHNVTGIYPDSATGLPHAFVGTSYVADIHLCVPATTTYAGQSVTVDSVRVTAVTGLPSGFTYSCTPSNCIFPGGATSCFQITGNAPTVGMIGNYPLEVSLKVSGRLLGIIPQQVDTTNGNYTIVIDDNIGVATLVPSTFQVSQNKPNPFFGKTDVIVSSPVSETIQIKVSDLIGNVLQTQSLRLPKGNNTVALTSEELRPGIYLYTITNGRSSFTRRMIVSGN comes from the coding sequence ATGAAAAAATTCTTCTCCCTGTTACTGGTTTCAATTGCATTTTCTTTTTCCGGATACAGCCAGTGTGTCCCGGATACTTCCATTACTCATAATGTAACCGGGATTTATCCTGACAGCGCTACAGGTTTGCCTCATGCATTTGTTGGCACCTCATACGTGGCGGATATTCACCTTTGTGTTCCTGCAACAACGACTTATGCCGGACAAAGCGTAACAGTCGATTCTGTGCGGGTGACAGCTGTAACCGGACTTCCTTCCGGCTTTACGTATTCATGCACACCATCTAATTGTATTTTCCCGGGTGGGGCCACCAGTTGTTTCCAGATTACAGGAAATGCTCCAACGGTAGGAATGATTGGTAATTATCCTCTTGAAGTGAGCCTGAAAGTAAGTGGCAGACTTCTCGGTATTATTCCTCAACAAGTGGACACCACCAATGGAAATTACACCATCGTAATTGATGATAATATCGGTGTAGCCACATTGGTTCCTTCCACATTCCAGGTTTCTCAAAACAAACCCAATCCGTTCTTTGGAAAAACGGATGTGATTGTTTCTTCTCCTGTTTCAGAGACAATACAAATAAAAGTATCGGATCTCATCGGCAATGTATTGCAAACTCAAAGTCTTCGCCTTCCTAAGGGCAACAATACTGTTGCTTTGACGTCAGAAGAGTTGAGACCGGGGATATATCTCTACACCATCACCAATGGCCGGTCTTCTTTTACCCGCCGAATGATTGTTTCCGGTAACTAA